The following are from one region of the Armatimonadota bacterium genome:
- a CDS encoding carbohydrate ABC transporter permease — protein MPQANRDGSRRTPVLSTVLAHTALIFLSAVFLVPLLWLITSSLKTDAQIFKFPPEWIPNPLTFENYPNGLTFIPFWRFLLNTSILCVATVLGTILSCSLVAYGLARINWRGRNPLLYILLGTMMLPFQVTMVPVFVMFARIGWVDTLWPLIIPHFFGNAFYIFLMRQFFMTIPGELTEAARIDGCTEWDIYRKIVLPLSKPVLATVGLFAFMATWNDYLGPLIYLADESKYTLSLGLASFSSQYGSYPGMLMAVTTVITVPIIVLFFLAQRTFIQGITLTGIKG, from the coding sequence ATGCCGCAGGCCAATAGGGACGGTTCCCGCCGCACACCGGTCCTCTCCACGGTCCTTGCCCACACTGCGCTTATCTTCCTGAGCGCCGTCTTTCTCGTGCCCCTATTGTGGCTGATCACCTCGTCCCTGAAGACCGACGCTCAGATCTTCAAGTTCCCGCCCGAGTGGATCCCCAATCCATTGACTTTCGAGAATTATCCCAACGGGCTGACCTTCATTCCCTTCTGGCGGTTCCTGCTGAACACCAGCATCCTGTGTGTGGCCACAGTGCTCGGGACGATTCTGTCCTGCTCCCTTGTGGCCTACGGCCTTGCGCGCATCAACTGGCGCGGGCGCAATCCCCTCCTGTACATCCTGCTGGGAACAATGATGCTCCCCTTCCAGGTCACCATGGTGCCTGTGTTCGTCATGTTTGCGCGCATCGGGTGGGTGGATACGCTCTGGCCTCTCATCATCCCCCACTTCTTCGGGAACGCCTTCTACATTTTCCTGATGCGCCAGTTCTTCATGACCATCCCGGGTGAGCTTACGGAAGCCGCACGCATTGACGGCTGCACCGAATGGGACATCTACCGCAAGATCGTCTTGCCCTTGAGCAAGCCGGTACTGGCGACCGTGGGCCTTTTCGCGTTCATGGCCACCTGGAACGACTATCTCGGCCCACTCATCTACCTGGCGGACGAAAGCAAGTACACACTTTCCCTGGGACTGGCGAGTTTCTCCAGCCAGTACGGATCCTATCCGGGCATGCTGATGGCCGTCACCACCGTCATCACAGTGCCCATCATCGTTCTGTTCTTCCTGGCCCAACGCACCTTCATTCAGGGCATCACGCTCACGGGGATCAAGGGATAG
- a CDS encoding FAD-dependent oxidoreductase: MPDFDILIIGGSAAGSNAAVAARKLYPEKSIAVVRREEAAVIPWHIYKAMRDEDSLRKQAMPDTVYTRNRVTLLIGEATVVDRQAKTVELSDGRRLGYDRLLLATGSSPFVPRLPGVDLPGVFPVRKNIPHLAAMREALAVASSVAIIGGGFVGVEFASELGCRDGLQVTLVELLPRCLAVAFDESMSSRAESLLRDSGVEILTQTRVAAILGTKRVEAIRLADEREFPADVVLLAVGERPETHLGEASGLPVGACGGFVVDDRMRTPDPTVFAAGDCAEKTSFFGEASCPLRTATIAAAEARIAAANLYGDGPRDPGTIEAYSTTICGAGFVTVGLNEGTALGLGREVVVGVAENPDARVKLLFDRNTADLVGFQGVGRLPSTLVDRLLAAMRTSTSLATVAENPAAALPGVTDADLLALIAQAAQAARAAL, encoded by the coding sequence GTGCCTGACTTCGACATTCTGATCATCGGTGGGTCGGCGGCGGGAAGCAACGCAGCCGTGGCAGCAAGGAAACTGTATCCGGAAAAGTCCATCGCCGTCGTCAGACGTGAAGAAGCCGCCGTCATCCCGTGGCACATCTACAAGGCGATGCGCGATGAGGATTCCCTGCGCAAGCAGGCTATGCCGGACACGGTATACACCCGCAACCGCGTGACGCTACTGATCGGCGAGGCAACCGTGGTGGACCGCCAGGCGAAGACGGTGGAACTTTCTGACGGCCGGCGACTGGGCTATGACCGGCTGCTTCTCGCAACGGGTTCGTCTCCGTTCGTGCCCCGCCTGCCGGGCGTGGACCTGCCGGGAGTGTTCCCGGTCCGCAAGAACATCCCGCATCTTGCCGCGATGCGCGAAGCCCTGGCTGTCGCGAGCAGTGTGGCAATCATCGGCGGCGGGTTCGTGGGTGTTGAATTCGCGAGCGAACTGGGCTGCCGGGACGGGTTGCAGGTAACGCTCGTGGAGTTGCTCCCGCGCTGTCTCGCGGTGGCATTCGACGAGAGCATGTCAAGCCGCGCAGAGAGCCTATTGAGAGACAGCGGGGTCGAGATCCTGACGCAAACGCGGGTCGCGGCGATTCTCGGGACAAAGCGAGTGGAAGCCATCCGGCTCGCCGATGAAAGGGAGTTCCCGGCGGACGTGGTACTCCTGGCGGTTGGGGAGCGCCCGGAGACCCACCTTGGTGAAGCGTCCGGCCTGCCAGTGGGTGCATGCGGCGGTTTCGTGGTGGATGACCGAATGCGCACTCCCGACCCAACCGTCTTCGCGGCGGGTGACTGTGCCGAGAAGACCTCCTTTTTCGGCGAAGCGTCCTGCCCCTTGCGCACTGCCACAATCGCGGCGGCCGAAGCGCGCATCGCAGCAGCGAACCTCTATGGCGACGGACCGCGCGACCCGGGCACCATTGAAGCCTACTCAACGACCATCTGCGGCGCGGGCTTCGTGACAGTGGGCCTGAACGAGGGCACTGCATTGGGCCTTGGCAGGGAAGTCGTCGTCGGGGTCGCTGAGAACCCGGATGCACGGGTGAAGCTGCTCTTCGACCGCAACACCGCCGATCTTGTGGGGTTCCAGGGCGTGGGCCGCCTGCCGTCAACGCTGGTGGACCGCCTGCTCGCCGCCATGCGAACGTCGACAAGCCTGGCCACCGTCGCGGAGAACCCCGCGGCTGCGCTGCCCGGTGTTACCGACGCCGACCTGCTGGCGCTCATCGCCCAGGCAGCACAGGCAGCGCGCGCAGCACTGTAG